TCTTTCCAATATTCCCAATATCCGCGATGTTAATTTTTTAATAACATTGTTGGAGGAAATAGGCGTAAAGGTAGAGCAATTAGCCGCTAATACTTTTTCGTTTCAAGCAGATGCCATACAGTCCGATTATTTCACTTCGGCGGCGTATTTGGAAAAAGCCCGCGCCATTCGCGGCTCGCTCACCATTTTGGGTCCTTTGCTCGGACGCTTCGGCAGGGCATTTGTTCCGAAACCTGGTGGCGATAAAATCGGGCGGCGGCGTATTGACACACACCTGCTGGGTTTTGAAAAATTAGGAGCAAAGTTCAACTACGATGCCCACGAAAACAGCTACTCCATCGAAGCCCCCGCCACCGGCTTGAAAGGTACTTACATGCTTTTAGAGGAAGCCTCTGTCACCGGCACTGCCAATATTATTATGGCGGCGGTATTGGCAGAAGGCACTACCACCATTTACAATGCCGCCTGCGAACCTTATATTCAGCAATTATGTAAAATGCTGATAGCGATGGGCGCAAAAATTTCCGGTATAGGCTCTAATTTGCTCTCTATTGAGGGCATTACAAAATTGAGCGGCTGCTCACACAGATGCTTGCCGGATATGATAGAAGTGGGGAGTTTTATAGGATTGGCGGCAATGACAGCCTCCGAAATTACGATTAAAAATGTTGCCTACAATGAGTTGGGCATTATTCCCGACACTTTTCGCAAATTGGGCATCATCATAGAAAAGCGCAACGACGACCTCCACATTCCGGCACAGGAACACTACGAAGTACAACGCTATATAGACGGCTCTATCCTTACTATCAACGACGGCACTTGGCCTCGTTTCACACCCGACCTCATCAGCGTAGCTTTAGTAACCGCCATACAAGCCTCCGGCAGCGTACTCATTCATCAGCGTATGTTTGAAAGTCGCTTGTTTTTTGTGGACAGGCTGATTGAAATGGGGGCGGAAATTGTGCTGTGCGACCCACACCGTGCCGTAGTCAATGGTTTAAACCGCCGCTACGCTCTTCGAGGTATCAGTATGTCGTCGCCGGATATTCGGGCGGGGGTATCGCTGTTGATAGCGGCATTAAGTGCCAAAGGAAAAAGCAACATCAGCAATATATCACAAATAGACAGGGGCTATGAACAAATAGACCTTCGTCTGCGTGCTTTGGGAGCAGATATTAAAAGAATTTAATAGAAGTAAATTTTTATTCATCGTGCCGTAATTTTGATATTTTTGGCTTCAAAAAGGTCAAAAAGTTGTTTTTCAAAAGCGGGAGCAGAGGTAAGTGCGCGGGCATCATTGGAAAAACCATAGGCTTCAATGGGCATTCCAAACCAATTGGTATCTAATTTTTTATTATTATTGGCATCGTGAAACAAACGGACGGCATAACGACCCTGCGGCAACTCGTTGAATTCAAAAAAGCTTTTTTTATCGGAAACATCCCCCCAACGCTGCGCCACCACTTGTTGTTGTTCGTTGTAGAGTTCCAAAGCCACTTTTCCCTGATTATTGGGTAAGCCGCGTACTTCTATGTGCAAAGCAACCTGATGTTGGGAAGAAAAAGAGATTTTCATTATTATAAGATGTAAGATATTAAAAAAGCAAAAAAAATAAAGTTTTAAATACCAAAATAACATAATCAACAGTATTTTTAGGAAAAAAAATCAAAACTCAAAGTAAATAATTTTATTTTATTTGACCTTTTTATTTTTATGCGTCAAATTGCTGTTTCTGATATACACGGACATATTCAAACATTTGAACGTTTACTATACAAAAAAGTAAAACTGCAACTTACAGACGAGTTGTATATTTTGGGCGATTATATAGACAGAGGCCCCGGCTCCAAACAAGTAATAGATTGTATTCTTGAATTGCGACAGGCAGGCTATTCGGTGCATTGCATTATGGGCAACCACGAAAAATTGATGTTAGATGCACGCAACAGTTTATTAGATGCCCAAATTTGGTTACAAAACGGCGGCGAAGCTACTTTGCGCAGTTTTGGCGTACTTAATTTATACGAAATACCTCCCTTATATTGGCGTTTTTTGGAATCTCTGGCATACTATATTGAACTAAATACTTACTATTTGGTGCATGCCGGTTTTGATTTTTCTAAATCGGGGGCAGCCTTGGAACAATTGGAGGCAATGTTGTGGATAAGAAAATGGTATCGTACTTTAGACAGGGGTTTTTTAGGCAAAAAAAGCATTGTACATGGGCATACTCCCATCACGAAAGATGAAATAAAAACTATGCTCGCCCAACAAAAAGAACTCCCCGTGTTGGATATCGATTGTGGTTGCTACGCCTATTGGCGCAAAGGAATGGGGCGTTTATGCGCTTTTGACCTTACCAACAAAAAATTGTATTTTCAAAAAAACATAGACGTAGAAAGAATAACCTAAAAATAAATGCGACAATGGGGCAGGAAAATTAAGGCGTATGCAATTGCAATAGAAACTGCATCGTATCTATTTTGTCGGCATAATCGCTGAGAGACGGATTTTGTGTGTTGCCAAAGGGAATAAACCCTTCTCCTACAACGACTTGTATATCAGCCGCCTGTTCAATGAGGTGGTTGCTCAAATCATCGTTGCTGTCATAAAATTCAAAATGCACACAACTCAAAGGTGAGCTTACGGCTTTGTTTTCTATCAGCATCAAAAAATCGCTGGCGTAGTGCGGTGTTTGATTGAGTAAGAGCAGCGAGCGCAGATAATCATAATTGTTTTTATATTTATGATGTTGCATCATCTCCGAAAAAGACTCCAAATGATCTAAAAGATAAGAAAAATCGTAGCCCTTGGGTACGAACAATTTAGACACATTGCGACAGCCCAAACCAAAATAAGTAAAAATATCCTGCCCGAGTTGTTCTATATCATTCGGGGTTTCTTTGCCCGTCAATACTGCCACGCTTCCCCTGTTTTTGCGAATAATATGCGGATATTTGGCAAAATAATGCTCAAAATAACGACCACTATTGTTGCTGCCGGTGGCAATGACGGCATCAAAATTTTGGATAATATGCTCGGTAAATACGGTAGATTGCTGTGCAAAATCAGCCTGAATCAAAGCCAATTGCTGCCATAAAAAACGCGGCAGGTGTTCATCTTTTGAAGACAATTTAACAAGAGCCTTGTTGCCGCTCATCAGCACTGCCAACCAATCATGAAAACCCACCAAAGGAATATTACCCGCCATCACCAGAGCAATAGTTTTGGGCGGGTGAGCGTGGTGCAAATCCAAGCGGTAGTGCTGCGCCCATTGTTGCAAAAATTCGGCATTCAGAAAACGCGAAGCAATGCTGCGAATTGCCAAACGACAATTGTCGGACGTAAACCAGGCATTGTGAAAAAATGCAGTGCGTATGGCATTTTCTTGTGCCTCGCCACCCTCCAGCAAAACATCGCCCCAGCAAGCGAGCAGCGCAATTTTATCTTTTAATAGCATTAAAAAAATCTTTTTTTAAGGAAGTTGCTTTATCTTTGCAAAGATATTTTGAAGGGGATAGTTTTTATACAACAAAAGAAAAAAAATATTTAAAAAACTATATAAAGCAACTGATTGTTAAATCTCTGAAATTTATTTTTATAACCACCCGACAAAAATATCTTAATTTATATTACAATGGCTATTATGATAACCGAAGAGTGCATTAATTGTGGAGCCTGCGAACCGGAGTTTCCCAATAATGCTATTTATGAGGGAGGTTTAGAGTGGGCGATAGAAGACGGCACAGATCTAAAAGGAGCCTATACATTAAAAAAAGGCAAAGTATTAGATGCAGCTATCCGCAACCGACCGGTTTCTGATGATTATTCCTATATTGTGAGCGATAAATGCACCGAATGTGTAGGCTTTCACGAAGAACCACAATGTGCGGCAGTGTGTCCGGTAGATTGTTGCGTACCCGACCCAGATAATGTGGACACAGAAGCGGAATTACTGACACGGAAAGAAAAATTACACGTGTAATTAAGATTTTCTATACCGAATTTATATTAATATAGTGCAAATATACTATATTTGCTTTTTGATGTTCCAAAAGTTATTTTTTTTATTGAATAAAAAACAAATTAAATAAAAATAAATATTTAAAAACTTAAAATCACACTGAAACGAATGAAGATCTTTACACTCAAAAGTCTTTTAGGTTCGGCTCTGTTGTTGGTGGCAATGTTGTTCTCTATGCCTGCACAAGCGCAAGATTGCACTGCCAATTTGGGAACTGTAACTTATCCCGCAGGAACAAATACCACAACCACACCGCCTACTTTAATCACAAATTTGGTGGCATTAGATGCCAATCCCAATCTTTTACTCAATAACTATGACGGCTTTACTGGTGCTACCGACTTGTTGTGGGTAGTAGTAGATGCCGACAGTTTGTATGACGATGCCAACAATGCCTTAGATGGTCCGATAATCGTAGGATTTTCTGAAGATGGCACTTTTGATTTCAGCACTTTGGGTCCTGGCAACTATTGCTACGAAGCTTTGGTATATAACCAAACCGAAGTAACGGCTATTTTGGGAGCAGTAGGAGGTATTTTGTCTTGTCCGAATTACATCGCCGAAAACGGAGCTTTGGCTACGCTTCCCGATATTTATTATTGTTTGGTAGAGTCAGGTTTGTATCCGGCTTCAGGTGTTTCATTTGACCGCGTTGTATATAGCTTAGAGGTAGTATTACCAAGTTTTGGTGTACCTCAACCTTGTTTTGATTACACCGATAGTCCCGCATATTGTGTAGAAGTAGCTGCTGCTCCTGCTGTTATTTGTGCGGCAAACGGCGGTGTTTTGTCACCTGCCAGCAGCTCAGTGGCCTTGGGCGGATACAGCACACCATTTACAGCTACTGGCCAAACTACTTTAGCTGGTTACGAACAATTTTTCGTATTGACTACCTACGTTTCAGGCGTAGAAGGGCTTGTTGATGGCAATTATGTTGCTGACCTGTCACTTTCCGGTATTTTTTATGCCAATGGCAACAACTATACCACAGGAGATTATGATGTATGGGGATTGAATGTACAAGGCGGTATAGATACTTTGGTAGCCCTATTTGGTCAAGAGCAATATTTAACAGCAGAGATGATATTAGCTGCCGTAGAAGCCGGAGATTTATGTGCAGATTTCAGCGAAGCTGCTGCTTTGGAAGTTACCTGCGGTGCAAATGCCGGAATGATAATGTACGCCGACACTACCGTAGAATTAAACGGCACTTTAGCTGCCGCTGAAACGATGTCACAAAATACAGATACTACATATAGCTATGGCTATTTTTTAGCTTATGATATAGACCCCGATAGCGGATATGTATATGATATTGTAAATTTTTCTTTAGATGGTTCTTTTGATTTTACAGATTACCCCGAAGGAGCTTATTATGTTTTCGGCTTCCAAATAGCCAATTCTTATATTGATTTATTCAATAGTTTGCTAGATGATGGTTCTATTTCTGCTATTGAAAATATTCAGTCCGGCATTGAAGATGGCATATTGTGTGCTGATTTAAGCGAAGTACAAGAAATATGGCACGGTGCAGCAGTTGTTGTATTTGATTGCGAAAACTTGCAAGCCAACGTAGGCGATGCTTGTGATGACGGCAACGCGAACACCGAAAATGATATGGTAAATACCTCTTGCGAATGTGCAGGAACACCAGTAGCACCTACTTACGATTGCGAAAACTTGCAAGCCAACGTAGGCGATGCTTGTGATGACGGCAACGCGAACACCGAAAATGATATGGTAACAAGCGGTTGCGTTTGTGCAGGAACACCAGTAACACCTACTTACGATTGCGAAAACTTGCAAGCCAATGTAGGCGATGCTTGTGATGACGGCAACGCGAACACCGAAAACGATATGGTAACAAGCGGTTGCGTTTGTGCAGGAACAGTAATTGCTCCTACTTACGATTGCGAAAACTTGCAAGCCAACGTAGGCGATGCTTGTGATGACGGCAACGCGAACACCGAAAATGATATGGTAAATACCTCTTGCGAATGTGCAGGAACACCAATTGCACCTACTTGCGCTGCCGAAGCCGGTACAGTTACACCTCCGGCTAACACAACAGTAGCTTTCGGTGGTACTTCAGAAGCACCAAGCGTAAGCGGTCATAATACGAGCGAAGCATACTCTTATGTATATGTATTGACAACTGACCAACCAGGCAACAGCACAATATATGACATAGTAGCTTATAATTTCAATGGTGAGTTCAGTTTTAGCAGTTTGCCTGCCGGAACTTACAACGTACACGGTTTGAGCATTTTAACCGAAGATTTGACAACAGCAGTAGGAGCCATCAACAACGGCTTAATTACAAGTGGCGAAGCAGCTTTGGGTGCTATTGCCAACGGTGTTGTATGTGCAGAATTAATCGTTCCGGGTTATCAATTAACTGTACAGGAAGCAGTAAATGTATGTGCTGATTTCGCAGTATCTGCTTCTGTTGATCCTTGTACAGCCCAACAAGAAACACAAGGTTTATATTCAGTAACAGTATCTTGGGAAGGTGGTGCTGCTCCTTATACCATTGAAATCGGCGGTGTAGTAGTAGAAGAAGATTATAGCGGAACTTCATATACCATTAGCAACCAAGTAAACGGCGATGAATACAATGTTACGGTTTCTGATGCCAACGGTTGTTTTGGCTCTGCCAGTGGCACAGGTGAGTGCAGCAAATGCGGCAATTTTGAAGTAAGCGGTATTGCTGAATGTAACGAGCCGGGTAGTGCTTATGATGTAGCCGTGAGCATCAGCAATGGTACTGCTCCTTATGACATTATAGGAACTTACAACGATGACAACTATACCTCCTCAAGTTTGGATTTATTAGGTATTACTGCTGGTGATGAATACATTTTATACATTACCGACAGCAAAGGTTGCACCGACACATTGAGTGGTTCAGAACCTTGTAAATTAGATGTAGATTTGATTCGTTTCGAAGGAGAAGTAGCAGCAGAAGGCAATTTATTGATTTGGGCTACTGCCGCCGAACTCAACAGCGACTATTACATTTTGCAACGCTCTGTTGATGGTATCAACTTCATCAACCTCGCAAACATTGACAGCAAAGGCAATAGCACTGCTACACAACTTTACAACTATTTGGATAAAACCGCAACACCTTGCACAGCACATTTCTACCGTCTTGTAGAAGTAGATAATTACGGCTATACCGAAGTTATCTCTGATGTAATTCGTATATTCAACGCCGGACAAACTTGTACAGATGTAACAGTTGCGCCAAACCCTGCTACCGATAAATTAACAGTAGTAGTAGGCAGCAGCGTAAACGAAGAAAGCACTATCACTGTATATGATGTAACGGGTCGTATTGCTTTCCAACAAATGGCTACTTTAGTTCAAGGTATCAACTCTATTTCTTTAGACATCAACCAATTGCCTGCTGGTGCTTATCAATTAATTATTGTGAGCAACAACAGCAATAAAGCGGTGAAATTTATTAAAAAATAAAGTAATTGAAGTGATGAATATAGAAGCCTCTGAACACACAGTTCAGAGGCTTTTTTTATAGATAAAACAAAAAAAGATGCAAAAAAAAGCAGTTTTTGTACAATCTTTAGTCCCTGTTCGCAGCGAACCCACCCACCGTAGCGAAATGGTATCACAAGGGCTTTTTGGCGAAAGTTGCGTTGTATTGGAACAACAAGCCGAATGGTATAAAATAAAAATGCAGTATGACGACTACGAAGGCTGGGCAGCAGCAGGACAAATAGCAATATTAGCAGCAGCACCGCTTTCGGATACCACCATTGTACAGGGTTGCAAAGCAGCTTATCTGTGGCGAAAAGAAACACTTAATTATCAAAAAAAAACAAGGATATACTTGGAAGCAGGAGCCGAATTACCAAATTCTGTGTTGAGCAAAAATACATTTTGTATCAACGAAACCGAATATGAATACAAAAGCCGGCCAACAAACTCAAAAACAGTTGTTGCCCCTTCCTCTTCGAACACCGCCGCAAAAATATTACAAACAGCTCGTTATTTTCTAGGCGCACCCTATTTGTGGGGCGGGCGCAGCAGGTGGGGCATAGATTGTTCGGGTTTGGTGCAAATATGCCACAAATTGCACCACATAGCACTGCCCCGCGATGCCTGGCAACAAGCGCAAATCGGTGAGCGTGTGGAGCATTTAAAAGAAGCTCAAACCGCTGATTTAGCTTTTTTTCATAATGCGCAGCAACGCATCGTACATGTAGGAATTTTATGGAATAAAAAACAAATTATCCACGCTTCCAACGAAGTGCGTATAGATACAATAGACGAGAAGGGTATTTTTAATGCCACACTCCAACGCTACACACATACCTTGGCACATATTCAGCGTTTAATATATCATTAGTATTTTTATTTTTTTCTTTGATAATATGGCAACACTTCACGAGATAAATATAATGCGCTACACACCGCAATATGAGGCGGCAGTATTAGCGTTATTCAGGAGCAATATTCCTCAATATTTCGCTCCCGAAGAAGAAAATGAATTGGCAGAATATTTACGGCATCATGCCCACCATCATTATTTAATTACGAATACCGAAAACGAAATATTAGCTTCGGGCGGCTTTGAAGTACGCGGCAACTCCGGCATTATCGCATGGGATTTTGTACACCCCCAACAGCAGCGAAAAGGTTTGGGAAAATTATTGCTGAACTTCCGTTTGAATAAATTGCAGCAATATCCAAATGTGCAAATAGTCAGGGTGCGCACTTCGCAGTTTGCTTTTGAATTTTACCAAAAATCAGGATTCATTTTACAAAACATTCAAAAAGATTATTGGGCAAAAGGATTTGATTTGTATGATATGGAAAAATTATTCAGCTAAAAAAAATGTGTTTTTTTAACAACAAATTAGTTCTATTTTGGCTTTATTATTCTAATTTCGTTGGTGGTGATAAAAGAATATTTTTATCACTTCAAAAAAAACTTTACCAAAATATAAATACATAATTATATTGAATATCAATGATTACAATACCCGCGATTATATCATCATCAAAGGAGCGCGAGTACACAATCTAAAAAACATAGATGTCGTTATTCCGCGCAAAAAATTGGTGGTGATGACTGGCGTTTCCGGTTCGGGAAAATCATCTTTGGCAATTGATACGCTCTTTGCCGAAGGGCAACGCCGCTATGTAGAGAGTTTATCGTCTTATGCGCGGCAATTTTTGAGCCGTATGGACAAACCCGATGTGGATTATATCAAAGGCATCAGCCCTGCCATTGCCATTGACCAAAAAGTAAGTACGCGCTCTTCGCGCTCCACCGTAGGCACGCTTACCGAAATTTACGATTATCTGCGCCTGCTCTTTGCCCGCACAGGAAAAACCTACTCGCCTGTGAGCGGAAATGTAGTAAAAAAACACAGCATCAGCGATGTATGCGATGCTATTGCTGCACAAGCCGAAGGCACACGTCTGCTGATTGCCACGCCCCTCATCAAGCGCAAAGCCACTTGGAAAGAAGAGCTGCAACTCCTGCAACAAAAAGGTTTTTCGCGGGTGCTGATAGCCGACGAAATGCTCAGTATAGAGCAAGCCATTGAACGTACTGCCACCGCCGACACTTCCGAAATTTTATTGCTAATTGACCGCTTGGCTGCTGCTGGTGATGATGATGAAACACAAAATCGTGCGGCGGACTCTGTTCAGACGGCATTTCAGGAGGGCGAAGGCGTGTGCTGCATCATTGATGCCGACAGTCGCAAACGCAGCATATTTTCCAATATTTTTGAAGCCGATGGTCTGCGCTTTGAAGAACCCTCAGATGCTTTATTCAATTTCAATACGCCGCAGGGAGCGTGCCGCCGTTGCGAGGGTTTCGGTTCGGTGATTGGTTACGATGAAAATCTTATCATACCCAACCGCAATTTATCGGTGTATGAAGATGCCATTGCACCTTGGAAAGGCGAAAAAATGGGCGAATGGAAAGAGGAATTAATTCAGAAAGCGGCACTTTTTGATTTTCCCATTCACCGCCCTATTCGCCAGCTTACCCCTGAACAATACCGCCTTTTATGGACAGGCAACGACCATTTTGAAGGGCTGAATGCTTTTTTTGAAATGTTAGAGTCCAACGCCTACAAAGTGCATTATCGTATTATGATGGCACGTTATCGCGGGCGCACAGAATGTCCTGAGTGTCAGGGAACGCGGCTGCGCAAAGAAACGCAATATGTAAAAATCCAACAAAAAAACCTCTCTGATTTGGTGCTGATGCCGATTGGAGAGTTGTTAAATTTTTTTGATAATTTATCGCTCAACGAACACGACGGGCAGGTTGCCGGTCGTTTGCTTACAGAAATACGCCAACGCTTGCGCCTCATTGAGCAAGTGGGATTGTCTTATCTGACACTCAATCGCTTATCCTCTACCTTGTCGGGTGGCGAAACACAGCGTTTGCATCTCACACGCAGTTTGGGCAGTAATTTGAGTAGTTCTTTGTATTTATTAGATGAGCCAAGTGTCGGTTTGCACCCGCGCGACACCGAAAATTTGGTTCGTGTACTTAAAAATCTGCGCGATTTAGGCAATACTGTGTTGGTGGTAGAGCACGAAGAAGCCATTATTCGCGCCGCCGATTATATGATAGATATCGGA
Above is a genomic segment from Sphingobacteriales bacterium containing:
- the murA gene encoding UDP-N-acetylglucosamine 1-carboxyvinyltransferase — translated: MDNTALEIVGGKPLRGEIEPQGAKNEALQVICATLLSSEKIILSNIPNIRDVNFLITLLEEIGVKVEQLAANTFSFQADAIQSDYFTSAAYLEKARAIRGSLTILGPLLGRFGRAFVPKPGGDKIGRRRIDTHLLGFEKLGAKFNYDAHENSYSIEAPATGLKGTYMLLEEASVTGTANIIMAAVLAEGTTTIYNAACEPYIQQLCKMLIAMGAKISGIGSNLLSIEGITKLSGCSHRCLPDMIEVGSFIGLAAMTASEITIKNVAYNELGIIPDTFRKLGIIIEKRNDDLHIPAQEHYEVQRYIDGSILTINDGTWPRFTPDLISVALVTAIQASGSVLIHQRMFESRLFFVDRLIEMGAEIVLCDPHRAVVNGLNRRYALRGISMSSPDIRAGVSLLIAALSAKGKSNISNISQIDRGYEQIDLRLRALGADIKRI
- a CDS encoding DUF2141 domain-containing protein — its product is MKISFSSQHQVALHIEVRGLPNNQGKVALELYNEQQQVVAQRWGDVSDKKSFFEFNELPQGRYAVRLFHDANNNKKLDTNWFGMPIEAYGFSNDARALTSAPAFEKQLFDLFEAKNIKITAR
- a CDS encoding GNAT family N-acetyltransferase, encoding MATLHEINIMRYTPQYEAAVLALFRSNIPQYFAPEEENELAEYLRHHAHHHYLITNTENEILASGGFEVRGNSGIIAWDFVHPQQQRKGLGKLLLNFRLNKLQQYPNVQIVRVRTSQFAFEFYQKSGFILQNIQKDYWAKGFDLYDMEKLFS
- a CDS encoding acyl-CoA reductase is translated as MLLKDKIALLACWGDVLLEGGEAQENAIRTAFFHNAWFTSDNCRLAIRSIASRFLNAEFLQQWAQHYRLDLHHAHPPKTIALVMAGNIPLVGFHDWLAVLMSGNKALVKLSSKDEHLPRFLWQQLALIQADFAQQSTVFTEHIIQNFDAVIATGSNNSGRYFEHYFAKYPHIIRKNRGSVAVLTGKETPNDIEQLGQDIFTYFGLGCRNVSKLFVPKGYDFSYLLDHLESFSEMMQHHKYKNNYDYLRSLLLLNQTPHYASDFLMLIENKAVSSPLSCVHFEFYDSNDDLSNHLIEQAADIQVVVGEGFIPFGNTQNPSLSDYADKIDTMQFLLQLHTP
- a CDS encoding serine/threonine protein phosphatase, yielding MRQIAVSDIHGHIQTFERLLYKKVKLQLTDELYILGDYIDRGPGSKQVIDCILELRQAGYSVHCIMGNHEKLMLDARNSLLDAQIWLQNGGEATLRSFGVLNLYEIPPLYWRFLESLAYYIELNTYYLVHAGFDFSKSGAALEQLEAMLWIRKWYRTLDRGFLGKKSIVHGHTPITKDEIKTMLAQQKELPVLDIDCGCYAYWRKGMGRLCAFDLTNKKLYFQKNIDVERIT
- a CDS encoding C40 family peptidase, whose amino-acid sequence is MQKKAVFVQSLVPVRSEPTHRSEMVSQGLFGESCVVLEQQAEWYKIKMQYDDYEGWAAAGQIAILAAAPLSDTTIVQGCKAAYLWRKETLNYQKKTRIYLEAGAELPNSVLSKNTFCINETEYEYKSRPTNSKTVVAPSSSNTAAKILQTARYFLGAPYLWGGRSRWGIDCSGLVQICHKLHHIALPRDAWQQAQIGERVEHLKEAQTADLAFFHNAQQRIVHVGILWNKKQIIHASNEVRIDTIDEKGIFNATLQRYTHTLAHIQRLIYH
- a CDS encoding T9SS type A sorting domain-containing protein; translated protein: MKIFTLKSLLGSALLLVAMLFSMPAQAQDCTANLGTVTYPAGTNTTTTPPTLITNLVALDANPNLLLNNYDGFTGATDLLWVVVDADSLYDDANNALDGPIIVGFSEDGTFDFSTLGPGNYCYEALVYNQTEVTAILGAVGGILSCPNYIAENGALATLPDIYYCLVESGLYPASGVSFDRVVYSLEVVLPSFGVPQPCFDYTDSPAYCVEVAAAPAVICAANGGVLSPASSSVALGGYSTPFTATGQTTLAGYEQFFVLTTYVSGVEGLVDGNYVADLSLSGIFYANGNNYTTGDYDVWGLNVQGGIDTLVALFGQEQYLTAEMILAAVEAGDLCADFSEAAALEVTCGANAGMIMYADTTVELNGTLAAAETMSQNTDTTYSYGYFLAYDIDPDSGYVYDIVNFSLDGSFDFTDYPEGAYYVFGFQIANSYIDLFNSLLDDGSISAIENIQSGIEDGILCADLSEVQEIWHGAAVVVFDCENLQANVGDACDDGNANTENDMVNTSCECAGTPVAPTYDCENLQANVGDACDDGNANTENDMVTSGCVCAGTPVTPTYDCENLQANVGDACDDGNANTENDMVTSGCVCAGTVIAPTYDCENLQANVGDACDDGNANTENDMVNTSCECAGTPIAPTCAAEAGTVTPPANTTVAFGGTSEAPSVSGHNTSEAYSYVYVLTTDQPGNSTIYDIVAYNFNGEFSFSSLPAGTYNVHGLSILTEDLTTAVGAINNGLITSGEAALGAIANGVVCAELIVPGYQLTVQEAVNVCADFAVSASVDPCTAQQETQGLYSVTVSWEGGAAPYTIEIGGVVVEEDYSGTSYTISNQVNGDEYNVTVSDANGCFGSASGTGECSKCGNFEVSGIAECNEPGSAYDVAVSISNGTAPYDIIGTYNDDNYTSSSLDLLGITAGDEYILYITDSKGCTDTLSGSEPCKLDVDLIRFEGEVAAEGNLLIWATAAELNSDYYILQRSVDGINFINLANIDSKGNSTATQLYNYLDKTATPCTAHFYRLVEVDNYGYTEVISDVIRIFNAGQTCTDVTVAPNPATDKLTVVVGSSVNEESTITVYDVTGRIAFQQMATLVQGINSISLDINQLPAGAYQLIIVSNNSNKAVKFIKK
- the uvrA gene encoding excinuclease ABC subunit UvrA; this encodes MIILNINDYNTRDYIIIKGARVHNLKNIDVVIPRKKLVVMTGVSGSGKSSLAIDTLFAEGQRRYVESLSSYARQFLSRMDKPDVDYIKGISPAIAIDQKVSTRSSRSTVGTLTEIYDYLRLLFARTGKTYSPVSGNVVKKHSISDVCDAIAAQAEGTRLLIATPLIKRKATWKEELQLLQQKGFSRVLIADEMLSIEQAIERTATADTSEILLLIDRLAAAGDDDETQNRAADSVQTAFQEGEGVCCIIDADSRKRSIFSNIFEADGLRFEEPSDALFNFNTPQGACRRCEGFGSVIGYDENLIIPNRNLSVYEDAIAPWKGEKMGEWKEELIQKAALFDFPIHRPIRQLTPEQYRLLWTGNDHFEGLNAFFEMLESNAYKVHYRIMMARYRGRTECPECQGTRLRKETQYVKIQQKNLSDLVLMPIGELLNFFDNLSLNEHDGQVAGRLLTEIRQRLRLIEQVGLSYLTLNRLSSTLSGGETQRLHLTRSLGSNLSSSLYLLDEPSVGLHPRDTENLVRVLKNLRDLGNTVLVVEHEEAIIRAADYMIDIGPAAGHLGGEVVFVGDFKALQRARNSLTADYINGKRSITTPALRRSFSNRIYIKNATLHNLKNINVTIPLQAMTVLTGVSGSGKSTLAKKILVPALQNYLNGEADKNSNLASVEGDAKQISQVEMIDQNPLGRSSRSNPVTYTKAYDTIRDLFYCQKLAQVRGYKPKHFSFNVEGGRCETCKGEGEVVVEMQFLADVHLTCEDCKGKRFKEEVLEIKWNDKNISEVLDMSIAEALEFFASEATIVKALRPLYDVGLEYVRLGQSSSTLSGGEAQRVKLAYFLGKGKSQSPILFLFDEPTTGLHFHDIHKLMAAFNALVEQGHTLLIIEHNLDIIKSADWIIDLGPEGGEAGGYLLYEGTPEGLLSVKNSYTAHYLAEKLRATS
- a CDS encoding ferredoxin; the protein is MAIMITEECINCGACEPEFPNNAIYEGGLEWAIEDGTDLKGAYTLKKGKVLDAAIRNRPVSDDYSYIVSDKCTECVGFHEEPQCAAVCPVDCCVPDPDNVDTEAELLTRKEKLHV